One segment of Syngnathus typhle isolate RoL2023-S1 ecotype Sweden linkage group LG9, RoL_Styp_1.0, whole genome shotgun sequence DNA contains the following:
- the si:ch211-39i22.1 gene encoding cell surface glycoprotein 1 isoform X2 encodes MMSYLWILLISGALLVGLATTQDDVAPTEDADVHSTLLPEIVEHFDSEAVEELVPEREPEPTEAGPHEEGTPAEGEAQPDAVSQAEPEPEDLAEEESQADPTADEEPGATTEGEAEVASEEEEPAAPEEDQEATAQPEQEADAEEEPEAAEEPESTVEPAAEPEPDAGAEPTGEPETKTPIEPAAEPEPEAAAEPAEEPEATEEVTPSPQGPAAGPDDPESAHDIADVDEEPSAGADVTHAHDEHGSEDEGTAGADAAVPHDESAHAGVEVDVGTDIKPQVPSDGGLNLEDALSQSDAQDTPAHSGRSKSAGSVAHVAEATGEESGSGSLAAILCAVGVAVAGAGTAYYTYHRKKLCFKNLHEEDPEAARKADAGEAQSEPQVLSNLLNSS; translated from the exons ATGACGTGGCCCCAACAGAGGATGCTGACGTCCATTCAACCTTGCTGCCCGAAATTGTAGAGCATTTCGACTCCGAGGCTGTTGAG GAACTAGTACCAGAAAGAGAACCTGAGCCAACTGAAGCTGGACCACATGAAGAAGGAACTCCAGCTGAAGGGGAAGCACAGCCGGACGCTGTATCCCAGGCAGAACCGGAACCAGAGGATCTCGCAGAAGAAGAATCACAAGCAGATCCTACTGCCGATGAAGAACCAGGAGCAACTACCGAAGGAGAAGCGGAGGTGGCCTCGGAAGAGGAAGAACCAGCAGCTCCAGAAGAGGACCAAGAGGCGACAGCTCAACCAGAACAAGAGGCTGACGCAGAAGAAGAACCAGAGGCTGCAGAGGAACCAGAATCTACAGTAGAACCAGCAGCTGAACCAGAACCAGATGCTGGAGCAGAACCAACAGGCGAACCAGAAACAAAGACTCCAATAGAACCAGCTGCTGAACCCGAACCAGAGGCTGCAGCAGAACCAGCAGAAGAACCAGAAGCTACTGAAGAAGTAACTCCATCACCTCAAG GTCCTGCGGCTGGTCCAGATGATCCAGAATCTGCACATGACATTGCCGATGTGGATGAAGAACCCAGCGCCGGCGCTGATGTAACTCATGCCCACGATGAG CACGGCTCCGAAGATGAAGGCACAGCAGGAGCCGATGCAGCTGTGCCACATGACGAGTCAGCTCATGCGGGAGTGGAGGTGGACGTTGGCACCGATATAAAGCCCCAAGTCCCTTCAG ATGGAGGCTTGAACTTGGAAGATGCTCTGTCACAAAGCGACGCGCAAGACACGCCAGCCCATTCGGGGAGGAGCAAGAGTGCCGGATCAGTGG CACATGTTGCTGAAGCCACAGGAGAAG AATCCGGCTCGGGCTCCTTGGCGGCAATTTTGTGTGCGGTGGGTGTTGCCGTTGCGGGAGCGGGCACTGCATACTATACCTACCACAGGAAGAAACTCTGCTTTAAGAATTTGCATG AAGAAGACCCCGAGGCCGCACGCAAGGCCGACGCAGGCGAGGCTCAGTCGGAGCCTCAAG TCCTTAGCAACCTGCTGAACTCTTCGTAG
- the si:ch211-39i22.1 gene encoding cell surface glycoprotein 1 isoform X1 produces the protein MMSYLWILLISGALLVGLATTQDDVAPTEDADVHSTLLPEIVEHFDSEAVEELVPEREPEPTEAGPHEEGTPAEGEAQPDAVSQAEPEPEDLAEEESQADPTADEEPGATTEGEAEVASEEEEPAAPEEDQEATAQPEQEADAEEEPEAAEEPESTVEPAAEPEPDAGAEPTGEPETKTPIEPAAEPEPEAAAEPAEEPEATEEVTPSPQGPAAGPDDPESAHDIADVDEEPSAGADVTHAHDEHGSEDEGTAGADAAVPHDESAHAGVEVDVGTDIKPQVPSDGGLNLEDALSQSDAQDTPAHSGRSKSAGSVAHVAEATGEAADAEESGSGSLAAILCAVGVAVAGAGTAYYTYHRKKLCFKNLHEEDPEAARKADAGEAQSEPQVLSNLLNSS, from the exons ATGACGTGGCCCCAACAGAGGATGCTGACGTCCATTCAACCTTGCTGCCCGAAATTGTAGAGCATTTCGACTCCGAGGCTGTTGAG GAACTAGTACCAGAAAGAGAACCTGAGCCAACTGAAGCTGGACCACATGAAGAAGGAACTCCAGCTGAAGGGGAAGCACAGCCGGACGCTGTATCCCAGGCAGAACCGGAACCAGAGGATCTCGCAGAAGAAGAATCACAAGCAGATCCTACTGCCGATGAAGAACCAGGAGCAACTACCGAAGGAGAAGCGGAGGTGGCCTCGGAAGAGGAAGAACCAGCAGCTCCAGAAGAGGACCAAGAGGCGACAGCTCAACCAGAACAAGAGGCTGACGCAGAAGAAGAACCAGAGGCTGCAGAGGAACCAGAATCTACAGTAGAACCAGCAGCTGAACCAGAACCAGATGCTGGAGCAGAACCAACAGGCGAACCAGAAACAAAGACTCCAATAGAACCAGCTGCTGAACCCGAACCAGAGGCTGCAGCAGAACCAGCAGAAGAACCAGAAGCTACTGAAGAAGTAACTCCATCACCTCAAG GTCCTGCGGCTGGTCCAGATGATCCAGAATCTGCACATGACATTGCCGATGTGGATGAAGAACCCAGCGCCGGCGCTGATGTAACTCATGCCCACGATGAG CACGGCTCCGAAGATGAAGGCACAGCAGGAGCCGATGCAGCTGTGCCACATGACGAGTCAGCTCATGCGGGAGTGGAGGTGGACGTTGGCACCGATATAAAGCCCCAAGTCCCTTCAG ATGGAGGCTTGAACTTGGAAGATGCTCTGTCACAAAGCGACGCGCAAGACACGCCAGCCCATTCGGGGAGGAGCAAGAGTGCCGGATCAGTGG CACATGTTGCTGAAGCCACAGGAGAAG CTGCTGATGCTGAAG AATCCGGCTCGGGCTCCTTGGCGGCAATTTTGTGTGCGGTGGGTGTTGCCGTTGCGGGAGCGGGCACTGCATACTATACCTACCACAGGAAGAAACTCTGCTTTAAGAATTTGCATG AAGAAGACCCCGAGGCCGCACGCAAGGCCGACGCAGGCGAGGCTCAGTCGGAGCCTCAAG TCCTTAGCAACCTGCTGAACTCTTCGTAG